One Pongo pygmaeus isolate AG05252 chromosome 10, NHGRI_mPonPyg2-v2.0_pri, whole genome shotgun sequence genomic window carries:
- the MGP gene encoding matrix Gla protein — protein MKSLVLLAILAALAVVTLCYESHESMESYELNPFINRRNANIFISPQQRWRAKVQERIRERSKPVHELNREACDDYRLCERYAMVYGYNAAYNRYFRERRGAK, from the exons ATGAAAAGCCTGGTCCTTCTTGCCATCCTGGCTGCCTTAGCGGTAGTAACTTTGTGTTACG aatcaCATGAAAGCATGGAATCTTATGAACTTA ATCCCTTCATTAACAGGAGaaatgcaaatatcttcatatcGCCTCAGCAGAGATGGAGAGCTAAAGTCCAAGAGAG GATCCGAGAACGCTCTAAGCCTGTCCACGAACTCAATAGGGAAGCCTGTGATGACTACAGACTTTGCGAACGCTACGCCATGGTTTATGGATACAATGCTGCCTATAATCGCTACTTCAGGGAGCGCCGAGGAGCCAAATGA